A DNA window from Allokutzneria albata contains the following coding sequences:
- a CDS encoding recombinase family protein — MRVPHETDDTSLAPAAAGDAGSLLAAAPASGPSGLSDYAVSPWGVPMALLCNEVRVAFLGRTSTEDQQDPRQSVLRQLNNCKSAVPESWVVVAHFYDVESGRMPLDQRGQGAGFERFDIPIARDGGITDLLGEAQHPGRRFDVVICESISRIARHAYEGLRIERELERAEVPLFAANEPIALAGSRAQRIFQRRINQSVAEYEVLNTLELSWGGLCTHVREGWNIGKPPYGYKAKTFRHPNPAKALKGHTKTRLEPDGLRAETVTQIALWRYHEGLGYDTIAERLNTDLTQYPPPIPAGRHRARGAWGKTSVYEILCNPKYTGYQVFNRRASHSRHGKVNDPAKWVWSLSPAHEPLIPKWMYDELTATRRAKQGSRDGDTPNRHPQTQRTYVLRGIVFCHCGRRMCGNHRHNTTYYMCNPRNNNRGRPDKYAHHPKTVYLREDTLLDALSTALTHWVFGPERRTILGPNTTGTDPRVVREREAERERLQQNVAEATRQQNTILRQALDGPLDDPFTKALRVAYNALEVEKTTALATIAQFDTTNKNLLRHRATADVALLRALPDLTFNLADAPEALTRRLFGLTQLNVRLHKDREHVTVTLRISASQMRRIVQAAEKIDDVAVETRSTLARTAGTARVETTHLLSEARSTAPPDTDSTQLTLHVHLQLSTGLPRHHVDEDIDEVGSLK; from the coding sequence ATGCGCGTGCCCCACGAAACAGACGACACCTCACTGGCACCTGCAGCAGCAGGCGATGCGGGGTCGCTCCTGGCAGCTGCTCCGGCATCTGGGCCGTCCGGGTTGTCCGACTATGCGGTCTCCCCGTGGGGTGTGCCGATGGCGTTGCTGTGTAACGAAGTCCGGGTGGCTTTCCTGGGCCGTACCTCCACCGAGGATCAGCAGGACCCGCGCCAGTCGGTGTTGCGACAGTTGAACAACTGCAAGAGCGCCGTACCTGAGTCGTGGGTGGTCGTGGCGCACTTCTACGACGTCGAGTCCGGACGCATGCCCCTGGACCAGCGCGGCCAAGGCGCCGGCTTCGAGCGGTTCGACATCCCTATCGCCCGGGACGGCGGCATCACGGATCTGTTGGGCGAGGCGCAGCATCCTGGGCGGCGGTTCGACGTGGTGATCTGCGAGTCGATCTCGCGCATCGCTCGCCACGCCTACGAAGGACTACGTATCGAACGCGAGCTGGAGCGCGCCGAGGTACCCCTGTTCGCAGCCAACGAACCCATCGCCCTCGCCGGCAGTCGAGCGCAACGCATCTTCCAGCGGCGCATCAACCAGTCCGTTGCCGAGTACGAAGTCCTCAACACCCTCGAACTGTCCTGGGGTGGGCTCTGCACCCACGTGCGGGAAGGCTGGAACATCGGCAAACCCCCCTACGGCTACAAGGCCAAGACCTTCCGCCACCCCAACCCCGCCAAAGCCCTCAAAGGCCACACCAAAACCCGACTCGAGCCGGACGGGCTGCGCGCGGAGACCGTCACCCAGATCGCGCTCTGGCGCTACCACGAAGGACTCGGCTACGACACCATCGCCGAACGGCTCAACACCGACCTCACCCAGTACCCGCCACCGATACCGGCCGGCAGACACCGAGCACGCGGAGCCTGGGGCAAGACCAGCGTCTACGAGATCCTGTGCAACCCCAAGTACACCGGCTACCAAGTGTTCAACCGCCGCGCCTCCCATTCCCGACACGGCAAGGTCAACGACCCCGCCAAGTGGGTGTGGTCCCTCTCCCCCGCACACGAACCACTCATCCCCAAATGGATGTACGACGAACTCACCGCTACCCGCCGAGCCAAACAAGGCTCACGCGACGGCGATACACCCAACCGCCACCCGCAGACACAACGCACCTACGTGCTGCGCGGCATCGTCTTCTGCCACTGCGGACGACGCATGTGCGGCAACCACCGGCACAACACCACCTACTACATGTGCAACCCCCGCAACAACAACCGCGGCCGCCCCGACAAGTACGCACACCACCCCAAGACCGTCTACCTCCGAGAAGACACACTCCTCGACGCCCTCTCGACCGCCCTTACCCACTGGGTCTTTGGCCCTGAACGCCGCACGATCCTGGGACCCAACACCACCGGCACCGATCCGCGCGTCGTCCGCGAGCGGGAAGCCGAACGAGAACGGCTTCAGCAGAACGTGGCCGAGGCAACACGGCAGCAGAACACAATCCTGCGCCAAGCCCTGGACGGCCCCCTCGATGACCCCTTCACCAAAGCCCTACGAGTCGCGTACAACGCGCTGGAAGTTGAGAAGACCACAGCACTTGCCACCATTGCCCAGTTCGACACCACCAACAAGAACCTCCTGAGACATCGCGCCACAGCGGATGTGGCGCTCTTGCGTGCTCTACCCGATCTGACGTTCAACCTTGCTGACGCACCAGAAGCGCTGACCAGGAGGCTATTTGGCCTCACCCAGCTCAACGTTCGCCTGCACAAGGACAGAGAGCACGTGACCGTCACACTCCGGATCTCCGCCAGCCAGATGCGCCGGATTGTCCAGGCAGCAGAGAAAATCGACGACGTTGCGGTGGAGACTCGTTCAACACTCGCTCGAACGGCGGGCACTGCACGTGTTGAGACCACGCATCTGCTCAGCGAAGCACGTTCAACAGCCCCACCAGACACCGACTCGACGCAGCTAACACTTCACGTCCACCTACAACTGTCAACTGGACTTCCCCGCCACCATGTTGATGAAGACATCGACGAAGTGGGCAGTCTGAAGTGA
- a CDS encoding type I restriction-modification system subunit M yields MTITQQDLEARLWRAANALRGPVDPADFKTYVFPMLFWKWISDTWVYEHDEALEDYGNDLNEEIEADYHRFEMPKGTLWNEVTTEVTNLGAEIAKAFQRIEKANPRSLAGVFGDASWGNKERIPETALLGLIKAFNEIRLDPSTVSHDLLGAGYEYLLKNFADESGKKAGEFFTPREVVNLIVGVLRPEPGESVHDPTCGSGGMLVATINQVREQGKDHRTLRVYGQEVNLTTASIARMNLFLHEIEDFEIKRGDTLRAPAFKDANGTLRQFDVVIANPPFSLTDWGADRWPADPRAFCGIPPAKNGDYAFIQHMISSIKPTSGRVGVVMPHGVLFRGGAEARIRQCLIEKDLLDAVIGLPPNLFYSTTIPACILVFRDQKAAERKNHVLFVDGSARFVKGKNQNRMTDEDIKILIKAYETGEDPDDDGGANVRLVPFDEIKDNGFDLNIGRYIKVAAEETADLGTALVAYADARQKRLDTEAAMFKRLAAAGIDLSMFEVSGE; encoded by the coding sequence GTGACCATCACGCAGCAGGACCTGGAGGCACGCCTCTGGAGGGCCGCTAACGCTCTTCGTGGGCCGGTCGATCCTGCCGACTTCAAGACTTACGTTTTTCCCATGCTGTTCTGGAAGTGGATCAGCGACACCTGGGTCTACGAACACGACGAAGCGCTCGAGGACTACGGCAACGACCTCAACGAGGAAATCGAGGCCGACTACCACCGCTTTGAGATGCCCAAAGGCACTCTCTGGAACGAGGTGACCACGGAAGTCACCAACCTCGGCGCCGAGATCGCCAAGGCCTTCCAGCGCATTGAAAAGGCCAACCCTCGCTCGCTTGCAGGCGTCTTCGGCGACGCCTCCTGGGGCAACAAGGAACGCATTCCGGAAACGGCCCTCCTCGGCCTCATCAAGGCCTTCAACGAGATCCGCCTCGACCCCTCCACAGTAAGCCACGACCTCCTCGGAGCAGGCTACGAGTACCTGCTGAAGAACTTCGCGGACGAATCCGGCAAGAAAGCCGGCGAGTTCTTCACGCCACGCGAGGTAGTCAACCTGATTGTCGGCGTTCTCCGACCTGAGCCAGGTGAGTCGGTTCACGACCCGACCTGCGGATCTGGTGGCATGCTTGTAGCCACCATCAACCAGGTTCGCGAGCAGGGCAAGGATCACCGAACGCTTCGAGTCTACGGTCAAGAGGTCAATCTAACGACCGCCTCGATCGCTCGCATGAATCTCTTCCTGCATGAGATCGAGGACTTCGAGATTAAGCGTGGCGACACCCTACGTGCTCCGGCGTTCAAAGATGCGAATGGGACACTGCGTCAGTTCGACGTTGTCATCGCCAATCCGCCATTCTCGCTGACCGACTGGGGTGCCGACCGCTGGCCCGCCGATCCGCGCGCTTTCTGCGGGATTCCGCCGGCCAAGAACGGCGACTACGCGTTCATCCAACACATGATCTCGTCGATAAAGCCAACCTCCGGCCGAGTCGGCGTCGTCATGCCGCACGGCGTTCTGTTCCGCGGCGGCGCTGAAGCTCGGATCAGGCAGTGCCTCATCGAGAAGGACCTGCTCGACGCCGTCATCGGTTTGCCACCTAACCTCTTCTACTCGACGACCATCCCCGCCTGCATCCTCGTCTTCCGTGACCAGAAGGCTGCGGAACGAAAGAACCACGTCCTCTTCGTCGACGGTTCGGCACGGTTTGTAAAGGGCAAGAACCAGAACCGAATGACGGACGAGGACATCAAGATCCTCATCAAGGCCTACGAAACCGGTGAAGATCCAGATGACGACGGTGGCGCAAATGTCCGCCTAGTGCCGTTCGACGAGATCAAGGACAACGGCTTCGACCTCAATATCGGTCGATACATCAAGGTGGCAGCCGAGGAAACTGCAGACCTGGGCACGGCCCTCGTGGCGTACGCCGATGCCAGGCAGAAGCGACTGGATACCGAGGCAGCAATGTTCAAGCGGCTCGCTGCGGCAGGGATCGATCTGAGTATGTTCGAGGTGTCCGGTGAGTGA
- a CDS encoding restriction endonuclease subunit S — translation MSEWDEATLGELIALDVNAVEVDPTRAYNIVGVLNRGRGLLYREPMAGSETAYKALNRIGPNQIVYSRLKAFEGAITVAPVDLHEVYASQEFPTFTCGASLLPGYFRLLTTTKHLWDTLQNLSTGMGGRRERVKPNDFLTITIPLPSLAEQRRIIDTMGAVDAQIEALADESKHAWKLHTSTRETLLAKAPLTPLDDLCSLRVGLVDPRLDEHIDLIHVGVDALEKNTGRIVGARTAREDGLISGKYLFEAGDVIYSKIRPMLRKVGLPGFRGLCSADAYPLRPHDGVPASLLREALLFEPVVEQAVKMSGRTKMPKVNRKELFSIRVPMPVAADRSMVDASLLSLRSWAESLDSEINDLRAFRSTLLSSLLNQEIEIPESYDDLLAKVS, via the coding sequence GTGAGTGAGTGGGACGAGGCGACTCTCGGAGAACTCATAGCGCTTGACGTCAACGCCGTGGAGGTTGATCCCACACGAGCCTACAACATCGTCGGGGTGCTGAATCGCGGCCGTGGCCTACTCTACCGCGAGCCGATGGCGGGCTCCGAGACCGCATACAAGGCGCTGAATCGGATCGGCCCGAACCAAATCGTCTACAGCCGTCTGAAGGCTTTCGAGGGCGCGATCACCGTTGCACCCGTAGACCTCCACGAGGTCTATGCATCACAGGAGTTCCCGACGTTCACTTGCGGGGCGTCGCTGCTCCCGGGCTACTTCCGTCTTCTTACGACGACGAAGCATCTCTGGGACACGTTGCAGAACCTATCGACGGGGATGGGCGGACGGCGCGAGCGCGTGAAGCCAAACGACTTCCTAACTATCACGATCCCCCTGCCATCCCTCGCTGAGCAGCGTCGCATTATCGATACAATGGGGGCCGTTGATGCTCAGATCGAGGCCTTGGCTGATGAGAGCAAGCACGCATGGAAATTGCACACCTCGACGCGTGAGACTTTGTTAGCTAAGGCACCCCTCACTCCTCTCGATGACCTGTGCTCCCTTCGTGTTGGACTTGTAGATCCTCGCCTCGACGAGCACATCGATCTGATCCATGTCGGCGTTGACGCGTTGGAGAAAAACACCGGTCGCATTGTCGGAGCACGAACTGCCCGCGAGGACGGACTTATCAGCGGCAAGTACCTCTTCGAGGCCGGCGACGTGATCTACTCCAAGATCCGTCCAATGCTTCGCAAGGTTGGCCTGCCAGGTTTCCGCGGCCTCTGTTCTGCAGACGCATATCCTCTCCGCCCCCATGATGGCGTCCCAGCGAGCTTGCTGCGCGAGGCCCTGTTGTTCGAACCCGTGGTAGAGCAAGCGGTCAAGATGTCGGGCCGCACAAAGATGCCGAAGGTAAACCGCAAGGAACTGTTTTCGATCCGCGTTCCAATGCCAGTAGCAGCCGATCGCTCTATGGTTGATGCCTCGCTCTTGTCGTTACGGAGCTGGGCCGAGTCTCTGGACTCCGAAATCAACGATCTCCGCGCTTTCCGCTCGACGCTCCTCTCTTCCCTGCTCAACCAGGAGATCGAGATCCCAGAGTCCTACGACGACCTGCTGGCGAAGGTGTCCTGA
- a CDS encoding type I restriction endonuclease subunit R gives MGFTEASTIQTSLLDWAEDAGWEHVPGIVLPRDEHDVVIESWAREALLALNPDLAEDPESADMVLFEINQAILDAQNGLVAANERLTVMLRGDHSFVTVDGKHVPRRLIDFDDLDNNRLVVADEVTITGAVKPRRMDVVYYVNGFPLVVVETKTPVKKQVSWVNAAKDIYGTYEVEYPQFFATNVFNVATEGLDFRMAPIRCYPDPDSEIWAKWGSTTDDPKLTGPARVERAARLLLTPRVILAILKDFAMYRHARDASEQDVKFLPRYPQFEAALAIHAKVLAGRPGGLIWHHQGSGKTELMAFTASRLLRDPRVGSPTVIVIADRKDLVRQTAEMFETAGMPRMSVPATKRELWKTLKRDEPGVVITTVHKFAEAGHLNDRSNIIVLVDEAHRTQEGKFGRAWRAAVPNAKFFGATGTAIKDKDRSTFTLFGDPDDPDLVMSRYTMEHSIVDGFTKPVIVEGRSVGFDLNKEDLDEAFEELAEQEGLDEDEKVYLSGKASHIEIVLSKAERIAAVCADIVEHYLNYVAPLGQKAQVVAYNQRLVVAYAKAIEAELKRRGPVARMPDGQEREVGVVMHVVDSKNTPSVLKRYLLTDEQEEKLKRRFKKVEDPLCFVVVTAKWMTGFNAPIEGVLYLDKPLKAANLFQTITRPNRPWKNPVTGQRKDYGRVVDYIGLAKAIGEALVGPKPTSGEPDELHIVDVSQLVAKFTGELTTLDAMFAGIDKTDSGFASLAQAHERIKDGTRQRDAFVEAFVSIQTVWEFLDPNPMLAPFKGTYYWLAKVYESIRPKDVSKTFLWERLGAKTQDLIHDHMSNVTVRANRTKNVTLDAAGLELIKRIAEQLTIPESESPDAKPGDVYQEVLDSIESRLRRRLEEADSPVYQSLAARIEKLRQKAITSVEESLAFLEQALQIAQDVVAADRAAQEGRLEELEPLVDPKRGALTQIVEENTPPGLHKIVPDIVSRIDSIVLEVAYTGWTDSDAGDKKVRKELRATLKSFGLPVTGELFTKTYEYVRENY, from the coding sequence ATGGGCTTCACTGAGGCAAGCACGATCCAGACCTCGCTTCTCGACTGGGCGGAGGACGCGGGTTGGGAGCATGTCCCCGGCATCGTCCTGCCTCGGGACGAGCACGATGTCGTCATCGAGTCGTGGGCCCGCGAGGCGCTTCTCGCCCTAAACCCGGACCTTGCCGAGGACCCGGAGTCGGCCGACATGGTCCTGTTCGAAATCAACCAGGCGATCCTCGATGCCCAGAACGGGCTTGTGGCGGCCAATGAGCGGCTCACTGTCATGCTGCGGGGCGATCATTCGTTCGTGACTGTCGACGGCAAGCACGTGCCGCGGCGGCTCATCGACTTTGACGACCTCGACAACAATCGGCTGGTCGTCGCCGATGAGGTCACGATCACGGGGGCGGTGAAGCCGCGGCGCATGGACGTCGTCTACTACGTCAACGGCTTCCCGCTGGTCGTGGTCGAGACGAAGACGCCGGTGAAGAAGCAGGTGTCGTGGGTCAACGCGGCGAAGGACATCTACGGCACCTACGAGGTCGAGTACCCGCAGTTCTTCGCCACCAATGTCTTCAACGTCGCCACCGAAGGCCTCGACTTCCGCATGGCTCCGATCCGGTGCTACCCGGACCCGGACTCAGAGATCTGGGCGAAGTGGGGCTCGACGACGGACGACCCGAAGTTGACCGGGCCAGCTCGTGTCGAACGCGCCGCCCGGCTGTTGCTTACGCCGCGGGTGATCCTGGCGATTTTGAAGGACTTTGCGATGTATCGGCATGCCCGGGACGCCTCCGAACAGGACGTGAAGTTCCTGCCGCGGTACCCGCAGTTCGAGGCCGCCCTGGCGATCCACGCGAAGGTCCTCGCCGGCCGACCAGGCGGGCTGATCTGGCATCACCAGGGATCCGGGAAGACCGAACTGATGGCGTTCACCGCCTCACGTCTGCTGCGTGATCCGAGGGTCGGCTCGCCGACCGTCATCGTCATCGCCGACCGCAAGGACCTCGTCCGGCAGACGGCGGAGATGTTCGAGACGGCCGGGATGCCGCGCATGTCCGTGCCAGCGACCAAGCGGGAGCTCTGGAAGACCCTGAAGCGTGACGAGCCCGGGGTCGTCATCACCACCGTTCACAAGTTCGCGGAGGCCGGTCACCTCAACGACCGGTCGAACATCATCGTGCTGGTGGACGAGGCCCACCGCACGCAGGAAGGCAAGTTCGGCAGGGCGTGGCGGGCAGCGGTGCCGAACGCGAAGTTCTTCGGCGCGACCGGGACCGCGATCAAGGACAAGGACCGCTCCACCTTCACGTTGTTCGGTGACCCGGACGATCCCGACCTCGTCATGAGCCGCTACACGATGGAGCACTCGATCGTCGACGGGTTCACCAAGCCGGTGATCGTCGAGGGACGCTCCGTGGGGTTCGATCTGAACAAGGAGGATCTGGACGAGGCGTTCGAGGAACTGGCCGAGCAGGAAGGCCTGGACGAGGACGAGAAGGTCTACCTGTCCGGCAAGGCCTCCCACATCGAGATCGTGCTCTCCAAGGCGGAGCGGATTGCGGCCGTCTGCGCCGACATCGTCGAGCACTACCTGAACTACGTCGCGCCGCTTGGCCAGAAGGCGCAGGTCGTTGCCTACAACCAGCGGCTCGTCGTTGCCTACGCGAAGGCCATCGAGGCGGAGTTGAAGCGTCGCGGCCCGGTCGCTCGGATGCCCGACGGGCAGGAACGCGAGGTCGGCGTTGTGATGCACGTCGTCGACTCCAAGAACACTCCCTCCGTGTTGAAGCGGTACCTGCTCACCGACGAGCAGGAGGAGAAACTGAAGCGGCGCTTCAAGAAGGTCGAGGACCCGCTCTGCTTCGTCGTGGTGACCGCGAAGTGGATGACCGGCTTCAACGCACCCATCGAGGGAGTGCTGTATCTCGACAAGCCGCTGAAGGCCGCGAACCTGTTCCAGACGATCACGCGGCCCAACCGTCCGTGGAAGAACCCCGTCACCGGACAGCGCAAGGACTACGGCCGCGTCGTCGATTATATCGGCCTGGCCAAAGCGATCGGTGAAGCGCTGGTCGGCCCGAAGCCCACGTCCGGGGAGCCGGACGAACTCCACATCGTCGACGTCTCGCAGTTGGTCGCCAAGTTCACGGGCGAGTTGACCACACTCGACGCGATGTTCGCGGGCATCGACAAGACCGACTCCGGCTTCGCCTCCCTGGCGCAGGCGCACGAGCGGATCAAGGACGGCACCCGGCAGCGTGACGCCTTCGTCGAGGCGTTCGTCTCGATCCAGACGGTGTGGGAATTCCTCGACCCGAACCCGATGCTCGCCCCGTTCAAAGGCACCTACTACTGGCTCGCGAAGGTCTACGAGTCGATCCGCCCCAAGGACGTGTCCAAGACCTTCCTGTGGGAGCGACTCGGCGCCAAGACACAGGACCTCATCCACGACCACATGAGCAACGTGACCGTGCGCGCGAACCGGACGAAGAACGTCACGCTCGACGCGGCCGGTCTCGAGCTGATCAAAAGGATCGCCGAGCAGTTGACGATCCCGGAGAGCGAGTCGCCGGATGCGAAGCCGGGCGATGTCTACCAGGAAGTCCTGGACAGCATCGAGAGCCGCCTCAGGCGCCGCCTGGAAGAGGCCGACAGCCCGGTCTACCAAAGCCTCGCCGCACGCATCGAGAAGCTGCGGCAGAAGGCCATCACCAGCGTCGAGGAGTCCCTGGCGTTCCTGGAACAGGCACTGCAGATCGCCCAGGACGTCGTCGCGGCCGACCGGGCAGCCCAGGAAGGCCGCCTTGAGGAGCTGGAGCCCCTCGTCGACCCCAAGCGCGGTGCGCTCACCCAGATCGTCGAGGAGAACACCCCTCCGGGCCTGCACAAGATCGTGCCGGACATCGTCTCCAGGATCGACTCGATCGTCCTGGAAGTCGCCTACACCGGATGGACCGACAGCGACGCCGGAGACAAGAAAGTCCGCAAAGAACTGCGGGCCACCTTGAAGAGCTTCGGACTCCCCGTGACGGGCGAGCTGTTCACCAAGACCTACGAGTACGTGAGAGAGAACTACTGA
- a CDS encoding GNAT family N-acetyltransferase: protein MTTSESQRRTALQKVLKRIVPPEQQALPSGHSTIETILEMTSSRRTARQGTTSLVLLGRKCAQLEDDPWPSDPMQSGRTPENCRWLSALAWHGLARTVRAGNRTASTFGTLGESQTTLEYWSTPVWRPDTAAVTLAVLDLLTTGNPAVARWYLETTSCGAVCQHHHPDGQATAEGTLQAPEWASMPELVHDLGAAPPAPRRARASARPPRAARTAPANRQPGVEFVASTDSVDRDFRCPCGWNERGEQHPRRHLEWSNGIPTPTAVAAHWPQDTAIAVVPTTAPAVWRQAAYRMAQLAQRDGGYDMVSFPYPGGRGQQDDANTRAVLYRCDNRIVGYLAVHDEPSAAQLNFADGHLDTTTAENIRPTVGLVFVPLHWRRRGIATALVRAAADHAACAPAELAWSLPFSNHGRALAQTVAAGSGRVWVA, encoded by the coding sequence GTGACGACGAGCGAGTCCCAGCGACGTACGGCGCTGCAGAAGGTACTCAAGCGCATCGTTCCGCCCGAGCAGCAGGCCCTGCCCTCAGGGCACTCCACCATCGAGACGATCCTGGAGATGACCAGCTCGCGTCGGACCGCCCGGCAGGGCACCACCAGCCTGGTGCTCCTGGGCAGAAAATGTGCCCAACTGGAAGACGATCCCTGGCCCTCCGACCCCATGCAATCCGGCCGCACTCCGGAGAACTGCCGCTGGTTGTCCGCGCTCGCCTGGCACGGCCTGGCCAGAACGGTCCGAGCCGGCAACCGCACAGCTTCCACCTTCGGAACACTCGGCGAGAGCCAGACGACCCTGGAGTACTGGTCCACGCCGGTGTGGCGACCGGACACGGCCGCGGTCACCCTGGCAGTCCTGGACCTGCTGACAACCGGAAATCCCGCGGTGGCTCGCTGGTACCTGGAAACCACGAGCTGCGGCGCGGTCTGTCAACACCACCATCCCGATGGACAAGCGACCGCAGAAGGCACGCTGCAGGCACCGGAGTGGGCCTCGATGCCCGAGCTCGTCCACGATCTCGGAGCAGCGCCCCCGGCCCCGCGCCGAGCGCGGGCGTCCGCTCGCCCACCGCGCGCCGCCCGCACGGCCCCGGCGAACCGGCAGCCCGGTGTGGAGTTCGTGGCGTCCACCGACAGCGTGGACCGGGACTTCCGATGCCCGTGCGGCTGGAACGAGCGCGGCGAGCAGCACCCGAGGCGTCACCTCGAGTGGAGCAACGGCATCCCGACCCCGACGGCAGTGGCTGCCCACTGGCCCCAGGACACGGCGATCGCCGTGGTCCCGACCACCGCGCCCGCCGTATGGCGGCAGGCGGCCTACCGCATGGCACAACTCGCCCAGCGCGACGGGGGCTACGACATGGTTTCCTTCCCCTACCCGGGCGGGCGAGGACAACAGGATGACGCGAACACCCGAGCCGTGCTCTACCGGTGCGACAACCGGATCGTCGGCTACCTCGCGGTGCACGACGAACCCAGCGCGGCGCAACTGAACTTCGCCGACGGACACCTCGACACCACCACCGCCGAGAACATTCGCCCGACCGTCGGGTTGGTGTTCGTCCCGCTGCACTGGCGCCGCCGCGGCATCGCCACCGCTCTCGTGCGCGCTGCCGCCGACCATGCGGCGTGCGCACCGGCGGAGTTGGCGTGGTCGCTGCCGTTCAGCAACCACGGCCGCGCCCTGGCACAGACCGTCGCCGCGGGCAGTGGGCGCGTCTGGGTCGCCTGA
- a CDS encoding transposase family protein → MQVISASRSEWIAPFTGLEPGQFRKLVRVVARRGGDEIADGRPGRQWRLPLADRVLLVATYWRTNLTMRQIGPLFGVSHSAAHRVIDSLGPLLALAPVRRRRIDQIAIVDGTLVPTRDHRLAARSKNYRYSTNLQVAIDADTRLVIATGDPQPGNRNDCTVYRDSGMKQALAGRPVMADGGYQGNPEVIMPYRKPRDGADLPDWKEDLNTVHRSIRARAEHALARMKCWKILRDYRRAAHTLADTASGIAHLHNLALTG, encoded by the coding sequence GTGCAGGTGATCTCGGCATCGCGGTCGGAGTGGATCGCACCGTTCACGGGCTTGGAGCCCGGGCAGTTCCGCAAGCTCGTGCGCGTTGTGGCCCGGCGAGGTGGTGACGAGATCGCTGACGGGCGTCCTGGCCGCCAGTGGCGGCTCCCGCTGGCCGATCGGGTTCTGTTGGTGGCGACCTACTGGCGGACGAACCTGACGATGCGCCAGATCGGGCCGTTGTTCGGGGTCTCGCACTCCGCGGCACACCGGGTGATCGACAGCCTCGGGCCGCTGCTGGCGCTGGCCCCGGTACGTCGCCGGCGGATCGACCAGATCGCCATCGTCGATGGAACCCTTGTGCCCACTCGTGATCACCGGCTGGCCGCGCGATCGAAGAACTACCGGTACTCGACCAATCTTCAGGTGGCGATCGACGCCGACACCCGTCTCGTGATCGCCACCGGCGACCCGCAACCCGGTAACCGCAACGACTGCACCGTCTACCGCGACTCCGGCATGAAACAGGCCCTGGCTGGCCGCCCGGTGATGGCCGACGGCGGCTATCAAGGCAACCCCGAGGTGATCATGCCGTACCGCAAACCTCGGGACGGTGCTGACCTGCCGGACTGGAAGGAAGACCTCAACACCGTCCACCGCAGTATCCGCGCCCGCGCCGAACACGCCCTGGCCCGCATGAAGTGCTGGAAGATCCTGCGCGACTACCGCCGCGCCGCCCACACCCTGGCCGACACCGCATCCGGAATCGCACACCTCCACAACCTCGCTCTCACCGGCTGA
- a CDS encoding helix-turn-helix domain-containing protein, producing MADDLAKRFHEGERVIQDLAARVDRRPATVRRLLREAGITNDASVCLYDSDDDVAHCLAAHVAQGRTISELMRRTGLGERTIRRLLGGLDDADKRPNPAQVAKMVTEYRAGLGIRALSMKTGYTYYAIRTALLDADVSLRNPGGNWRDRS from the coding sequence GTGGCTGACGACCTGGCCAAGCGGTTCCACGAGGGCGAACGTGTGATCCAGGATCTTGCAGCGCGTGTAGATCGACGGCCTGCAACGGTCCGTCGTCTCCTGCGTGAGGCCGGAATCACCAACGACGCGTCGGTGTGCCTCTATGACTCCGACGACGACGTCGCACACTGCCTAGCCGCCCATGTCGCTCAAGGGCGGACGATATCCGAGCTGATGCGCCGAACCGGGCTCGGTGAACGCACCATTCGACGCCTGCTCGGTGGGCTCGACGACGCGGACAAACGCCCCAATCCGGCGCAAGTGGCCAAGATGGTCACCGAGTACCGGGCAGGCTTGGGGATCCGCGCACTGTCGATGAAGACCGGATACACCTACTACGCGATCCGGACCGCGCTCCTTGACGCGGACGTGTCGCTGCGCAACCCCGGGGGCAACTGGAGGGATCGCTCGTAG
- a CDS encoding DUF397 domain-containing protein — MEKTYDPLTAASLFSREGWQQAAACTSAGDNCVQWARSPAGMTGIRDGALASSPVLVFTREEWGAFVAAIRRGEVDF, encoded by the coding sequence ATGGAAAAGACATATGACCCGTTGACAGCCGCCTCGCTGTTCTCTAGGGAGGGTTGGCAGCAGGCTGCGGCGTGCACGTCGGCCGGCGACAACTGCGTGCAATGGGCACGCAGTCCAGCGGGTATGACCGGAATTCGCGATGGCGCACTCGCGTCCAGCCCGGTTCTTGTCTTTACTCGCGAAGAGTGGGGAGCATTTGTGGCGGCGATACGCCGCGGAGAGGTCGACTTCTGA